AATCATTCCTAAACAAATAGAAACCAGGACTAACGCCGTTCCAAGATCGGGCTGCTTGAATATCTGGTAAAAAGGGATAATAGCCAGGACTCCTAGGGGGATAATATCCTTAATAAACCTTAATGGCTGCCCTTCCCTCCTGCTCAAAACATGAGCCAGCACAAGTATTAGTAGTATTTTCATAAGTTCGGATGGCTGAAACTGAAAACTCCCGATTCCGATCCACCGTTTTGAACCATTTATAGATTGTCCCATTACCTGAACTAAAAGCAAAAGTCCAATTCCGATAGTATAAAACAAATAAGAAAAAGAATGGATGATAATCCGGTAATCTGTAAAGGCAACTACAATAAAAGGAATAAAAGATGCAGCATATAAAATTATGTTATTTATGTGCAGATTACCAAAATTGCCCCCGGTAGCAGCACTATAAATGACAAGCGTGCTAAAAAAAATAAAACAACCGAGAATGAACATAATGACAGGATCAATTTTTTTCAATTTGCGAATCATGGTGTAACCCTCATCTCTGTACAAATGATTGTAGGCAACAAAAAACTCCCATCCGTTTGGCGGAGTTTTCCTGCTTTATTCGGACTTGTCACCGTTATTTAAGAACAAATCATACTTTCCGCATTACCTGTTAAAACAAGGGCATGATGGGTTAGAGCTTGAAGAATATCGGGACAAACAAAACTTTCCCTCCCGGCGGATTTCCGAATATGATTAGCGCTATTACACGAGTGACCTTTCATAGCTATTCCTCCTCTTTTCATCAAAAAACCCCCGGAAAAACTCCAGAGGTACACAAAAAAGCCTGTCCGTTCCCCCTGGTCTGGTTTTAGCACTATACAACGTAAAGAGTAGAAGCATCTCTTAGCCACCTTAGAAAAAGCCTTAATCCGACAATTTCTGTTCTACCCGTAGGTATCTCTCGATATTTCCGGGCAGTGGCTTTTGTTTGTATAGGAGCCTCACCTAACGAGGATATCTTTTGTTTTTTATACTATCATGCATTAGATACTATTTTACTGAAACGAAATACCTATTTCAAGTCACTTCCCCTTCGGGTTCGCCAGAACGGAGACCTGCTTGCCGTTAACCTGAATCCCTGTTCCCTTTTTGTCCGGCATCCGCCAAATCGCCGAGAAGCTCCTCCAACAGGGCTTTTCTCATATAAATAACGTCTGCTCCCGTCTATCAACATGTAATTCACTAAGGAAGAATCCTCTCGATCAGCCTATTACAACTGATAGGGGTTTCATTACTTTTTTTGTGACTTTTGTCTTCCAAGGCTATGCCTTGATACATCCGGGTGTCGTCCCCCAATACTTACGGAATACCTTGATAAAATAACTCACATCCTTATAACCAAGCTGATAGGCCGTTTCCTGAACTTGGCAGCCTTCCATCAGACACATTCTTGCCTGCTCCATCTTTCTCCCCAGCACATGCTGGGTAAAGGTTTTGCCCGTTTCCTGCTTAAACAGGCGGCTAAGATAAGAAGCATTCACATACAGTCTGTCCGCCACCGTATCCAAAGTCAGATCCTGGTCTATCTCCCTCTCTACTAGTTCAAGGATGGTTTTTACCGTCTGGTGACGTACGGTTTTCCCTTGACTATGTCCGTAGGCCACAATGCTGCGAATGGAGTCCTCAAGCCAATTATAAATATGATCGGGTGTTTTCAGAAGATGAATATTTTGAAAAAAGACCGCATGTTTCCCTACTACTTCTTGAATCCGCCATCCTTGCTTATGAATGAACCGGATTAAGAAACTGGAGAAATACATCACCTGCTCATGGACAGCTTCCAATCCGTTCAGCATGCTCTGACTATCTCTCCATACAGATTCCAGAACTTGAAGAGCACGGCTTTTATCCATAGTATAAAGAGCTATTTCCAGTTCTTTTTCATAGGGAAATGAAATAGCAGGATTATCGGCGGGCGAGCTTCGGACACCCTGGTACGGAAAGGCAATACCACCCCCATAAATCTTCCGGCTCTGGAGTGCCCTGCAAGCTTCCTTATATAATTCATGCAAGCTGTCCAATTCACCTGCTTTACTGCTGATTCCCGCACTAGCCGTCACCTTCAGGCTTTGCTGAATAATTGACAATAGCTTTGAAGTAGTGGAATGTACACCTAGGATAAAGTCCCCACTCCCTTCATTTTTCGGCGCGGTAAAAAGAAGAATGGTCATCCCGAAGGCATCACTGCATACTCTGCATGATTCTGTATCCATCCATTCCTTCGCTACACTCATAAGTTTGTATCTCTTTGGGGGGCTATTAACATTGTTGGTACCCGGTTCTTGATCCACTGCTTGGTCTATATCAATAACGGCAACCGCGTACTGGTTCTCCCTGCTAAGATTCAAGCTTAGCTCCCTGTTCAATTGTTCCCGTTCCGCAGCCCCATAACAGCCCTGAAGGATTTGAATAAAGGCATTATTTTGAAGAGCAGGCAGATTCTCCTTCCATTTTTGCTGCAAAACAGCCATATTATTTCTCTTTTCCATGATTCT
This Paenibacillus larvae subsp. larvae DNA region includes the following protein-coding sequences:
- a CDS encoding response regulator transcription factor, encoding MNLLIVEDEPRLRSSLAHHIPWSDHGIEVVGLAANGNEALKYVGRKKTDILLLDIQIPGMDGLTLLKTILEKDKLLITVILSGHDNFAYAQTALELGVFKYLLKPAGDREILQAVLGAAEELRRIMEKRNNMAVLQQKWKENLPALQNNAFIQILQGCYGAAEREQLNRELSLNLSRENQYAVAVIDIDQAVDQEPGTNNVNSPPKRYKLMSVAKEWMDTESCRVCSDAFGMTILLFTAPKNEGSGDFILGVHSTTSKLLSIIQQSLKVTASAGISSKAGELDSLHELYKEACRALQSRKIYGGGIAFPYQGVRSSPADNPAISFPYEKELEIALYTMDKSRALQVLESVWRDSQSMLNGLEAVHEQVMYFSSFLIRFIHKQGWRIQEVVGKHAVFFQNIHLLKTPDHIYNWLEDSIRSIVAYGHSQGKTVRHQTVKTILELVEREIDQDLTLDTVADRLYVNASYLSRLFKQETGKTFTQHVLGRKMEQARMCLMEGCQVQETAYQLGYKDVSYFIKVFRKYWGTTPGCIKA